From a single Centropristis striata isolate RG_2023a ecotype Rhode Island chromosome 14, C.striata_1.0, whole genome shotgun sequence genomic region:
- the LOC131984524 gene encoding leucine-rich repeat and immunoglobulin-like domain-containing nogo receptor-interacting protein 1 yields MFEGIALHQWLCWGALYLLAAGVALSSETRRPCPQSCRCNPVLLGLNCSDGQLTTVPDSLPQNTKLLNLTHNKIKTLVHQQFQTLTQLLDLDLSDNTMVIIEAEAFLGLQSLVTLRLARNHLKIIPLGTFAGLTKLEKLDISDNEILVFLDFTFRDLPALQFITATDNDIVFISHQAFSGLISLQELRLDGCNLTAVPTEALTQLGGLRSLHLQRLGLTTLPNYSFRHLERLKELVISHCRWLETLSGNSLFGLNLTSLTITHCNLSAVPYIPLHHLVYLSYLDLSFNPITHIHGNLLGDLLRLQELRLVGGSLLRVEIGAFRGLVHLKLLNVSRNLLTTLEAGAFHSVDSLRTLGLDNNPLACDCRLLWVVQRRLHVDFGGNPPTCSTSVQLQGWYFLDFTEAELPGLLTCRQPRILDPTTREVRIDQGHTVVLYCNAEGDPLPSVTWISPQLKPLSPIGRIRALSNGSLEVRYAQPQDSGTYLCVASNAAGNDSLPVSLHVQAFLSSSKKPFRLQGWFAFPSASPGVNENQNVPFDVKTLLVAATIGFLSFFSSVCLCFIFMFLWSKSKGQIKHTATIAYVPRSAMSSSNAGKGNMETSRFTMKLI; encoded by the coding sequence ATGTTTGAGGGGATTGCTCTCCACCAATGGCTGTGCTGGGGAGCTCTCTACCTGCTGGCAGCGGGGGTGGCATTATCATCTGAAACACGCCGGCCGTGTCCACAGTCCTGCCGCTGCAACCCCGTGCTGCTGGGGTTGAACTGCTCCGATGGCCAACTCACCACAGTGCCCGACAGTCTGCCACAAAACACTAAACTACTAAACTTAACACACAATAAGATCAAGACTCTGGTGCACCAGCAGTTCCAGACTCTGACACAACTTTTAGACTTGGATTTGAGTGATAATACTATGGTGATAATTGAAGCCGAAGCATTTCTTGGCTTGCAGAGTCTGGTAACTCTGCGTCTCGCTCGCAACCACCTGAAAATTATCCCTCTTGGAACGTTTGCTGGTTTGACAAAACTGGAGAAACTCGACATAAGCGACAATGAGATCCTTGTTTTTCTAGATTTTACTTTCCGTGACTTACCCGCTCTGCAGTTTATTACAGCAACAGATAATGACATAGTTTTTATTTCTCATCAAGCATTTAGTGGCTTAATAAGTCTGCAAGAGCTGCGCCTTGATGGCTGCAACCTCACTGCTGTGCCCACAGAGGCGCTCACGCAGCTCGGCGGCCTGAGAAGTCTTCATTTGCAGCGACTGGGCCTCACCACGCTGCCAAACTACTCTTTCCGTCATCTAGAGCGCCTCAAGGAACTTGTTATTTCTCACTGCCGCTGGCTGGAGACCCTGTCAGGAAATAGTCTCTTTGGTCTAAATCTTACATCCCTAACTATCACACACTGCAACCTCAGTGCTGTCCCCTACATCCCTTTGCACCATCTTGTATATCTGTCATACCTTGACCTTTCTTTTAACCCAATCACCCACATTCATGGGAACCTGCTTGGAGACCTGCTACGGCTCCAAGAGCTCCGTCTGGTGGGGGGATCATTGCTTCGTGTTGAAATCGGAGCATTCAGGGGTTTGGTGCATCTCAAATTGTTGAATGTATCTAGAAACCTTCTCACCACACTCGAGGCAGGAGCTTTCCATTCAGTGGACTCCCTAAGAACTCTGGGACTCGACAACAACCCACTAGCGTGTGACTGCCGACTGCTGTGGGTTGTGCAAAGACGACTACATGTGGACTTTGGTGGAAATCCACCAACTTGCTCTACCTCTGTCCAGTTGCAGGGCTGGTATTTTCTAGACTTTACTGAGGCCGAGCTGCCGGGCCTGCTCACATGTCGACAGCCTCGTATTCTGGATCCCACAACTCGTGAAGTGAGAATAGATCAAGGACACACTGTGGTGCTTTATTGCAATGCAGAAGGTGACCCTCTGCCATCTGTTACCTGGATAAGCCCACAGCTAAAACCTCTATCACCCATCGGTAGAATACGGGCTCTCTCTAATGGCTCACTCGAGGTTCGCTATGCCCAACCTCAAGACAGTGGCACTTATCTCTGTGTGGCATCTAATGCTGCAGGAAATGATAGCCTGCCCGTCAGCCTTCATGTTCAAgcctttctatcatcttctAAAAAACCCTTTCGTCTTCAGGGATGGTTCGCCTTTCCGTCTGCCTCCCCAGGTGTGAATGAAAACCAGAATGTCCCATTCGACGTAAAGACATTACTGGTAGCTGCAACCATTGGGTTTCTCTCATTTTTCAGCTCTGTGTGCCTGTGTTTCATCTTCATGTTCCTCTGGAGTAAGAGTAAAGGGCAAATAAAGCACACTGCCACAATCGCATATGTGCCACGAAGCGCCATGTCAAGTAGTAATGCAGGGAAAGGCAACATGGAGACAAGCAGGTTCACCATGAAACTAATATGa